One genomic segment of Nocardia spumae includes these proteins:
- a CDS encoding septum formation family protein: MPGPRRRSEHGRRASAEAGEKALHPHRLRWGLLAVAIGAVVAALVTLSISGFRSSHGLEAHDPGTAKAPGGHAGAAFGAAKSGDCLTWTSAKTLDLAKVNCADKHLFEVTSDIDLSRYPGREFGPGSAFPDSLRFAELRDEHCGPAAAAYLGGRLDPRGKFVVGMVNPGEPGWRNGDRTIRCGLQLVSATGSATQQAVGRVRDSDQSRIFDPGTCIGISQNLPTNEPVPCGQPHAYEVMSTVDLGTQFNGGPPANADQDKFMQDECGRAAGDYLGGQDALINKTLTIFWDNLDSRSWLVGSHKLNCLVGKGSQDGFSTITGSAKGDILIDGQAPVAPPSSGRSTPAPLPGAAPAPIPPGG; this comes from the coding sequence GTGCCGGGCCCGCGGCGACGTTCCGAGCACGGCCGTCGGGCGAGTGCGGAGGCCGGTGAGAAGGCGCTGCATCCACACCGGTTGCGCTGGGGTCTGCTCGCGGTCGCCATCGGCGCGGTGGTGGCGGCGCTGGTGACACTGTCCATCTCCGGATTTCGCAGTTCGCACGGTCTGGAGGCCCACGATCCCGGTACGGCCAAGGCACCCGGCGGCCACGCCGGCGCCGCCTTCGGCGCCGCGAAATCCGGCGACTGCCTCACCTGGACGAGCGCCAAGACGCTGGATCTGGCCAAGGTCAACTGCGCCGACAAGCATCTGTTCGAAGTCACCTCCGATATCGACCTGAGCCGGTACCCGGGGCGCGAATTCGGGCCCGGTTCCGCCTTTCCCGATTCGCTGCGCTTCGCCGAACTGCGCGACGAGCACTGCGGACCGGCCGCGGCCGCCTATCTCGGCGGGCGGCTCGATCCGCGCGGCAAGTTCGTGGTCGGAATGGTCAACCCGGGTGAACCCGGCTGGCGCAACGGCGATCGGACCATCCGATGCGGGCTGCAGTTGGTGAGCGCGACCGGCAGTGCCACCCAGCAGGCCGTGGGCCGGGTGCGCGACAGCGATCAGTCGCGCATCTTCGATCCGGGCACCTGCATCGGCATCAGCCAGAATCTGCCCACCAACGAGCCCGTCCCCTGCGGTCAGCCACATGCCTACGAGGTGATGTCGACCGTCGACCTCGGCACCCAGTTCAACGGCGGCCCCCCGGCCAATGCCGATCAGGACAAGTTCATGCAGGACGAATGCGGCCGCGCCGCAGGCGATTACCTGGGTGGACAGGACGCGCTGATCAACAAGACGCTGACCATCTTCTGGGACAACCTCGACAGCCGCAGCTGGCTGGTCGGTAGCCACAAACTGAATTGCCTGGTGGGCAAGGGTTCTCAGGACGGTTTCTCGACCATCACCGGATCGGCCAAGGGCGATATCCTCATCGACGGCCAGGCTCCGGTGGCGCCGCCGAGTTCGGGTCGCTCCACACCCGCGCCGCTGCCGGGCGCCGCACCCGCGCCGATTCCGCCGGGGGGCTGA
- a CDS encoding metallopeptidase family protein has protein sequence MPVSMSESRFEELVGEALDTIPPGLTRAIDNVVILVEPRNRDDPHLLGLYHGIALTDRVDSQYGGALPDTVTIYRDSILEMCEDEQQVVEEVAITVIHEIAHYFGIDEDRLHELGWG, from the coding sequence GTGCCGGTGTCCATGTCGGAGAGCCGGTTCGAGGAATTGGTCGGCGAAGCGCTGGATACGATTCCGCCCGGGCTGACCAGGGCCATAGACAATGTCGTGATCCTCGTCGAACCGCGCAACCGCGACGATCCGCACCTGCTCGGGCTCTACCACGGCATCGCGCTGACCGACCGGGTGGACAGCCAATACGGCGGCGCGCTACCCGACACCGTGACGATCTACCGGGACTCGATCCTCGAGATGTGCGAGGACGAACAGCAGGTCGTCGAGGAAGTCGCCATTACCGTGATCCATGAGATAGCTCACTATTTCGGCATTGACGAAGACCGGCTGCATGAGCTGGGATGGGGCTAG
- a CDS encoding PE family protein → MVGLLGVQPEVVLAASAELDLLAERLAAASALSGPATHVVPAGAEEVSATAAAHLNEGALSHDRAAAQAILELHHAAAILRQQLASYIAEDGLNAAATAAITF, encoded by the coding sequence ATGGTTGGTCTGCTCGGTGTACAGCCCGAAGTCGTCCTCGCGGCCTCGGCGGAACTCGATCTGCTCGCCGAACGTCTCGCCGCCGCAAGCGCATTGAGCGGACCGGCGACCCATGTCGTTCCGGCCGGCGCCGAAGAGGTCTCCGCGACCGCGGCCGCCCACCTCAACGAAGGTGCCCTCAGCCACGACCGCGCGGCCGCCCAGGCCATTCTGGAATTGCATCACGCCGCCGCGATCCTGCGTCAGCAGTTGGCTTCCTACATCGCCGAAGACGGATTGAACGCCGCCGCCACCGCGGCCATCACGTTCTGA
- a CDS encoding PPE domain-containing protein has protein sequence MTAGLTGVYWLPRLAEGNSSLLTAGPHAIPAAAAATAWGGLTAAWVDATATAVRVMAELGVGMVGINGTVALAKLAGFTGWAEQQGVQAAAMAAKASAHATANTVASLAMPSLPEIAAADTARVAAHAHGGDLDGSAEIAEAVKAALDIQAALVMDTYESTVEAMMATPAEFAPPPPIAAGAGLAEGGAESAAQNTSGDPIQTAAAAAQALASNPSVISAATQAAQVAGSVATTGVSTAGNVAGTAIAAATHAGSASTMSPMMMGGLGGVAAAGGAAAATRAVSFTGSSVGIGNGAGTLQLPEGWGAGNVIGQPAGAPVVESGAPQVGTPAPARAGNPSGNPLLGRQVHSDDDESDHNGTDYLRGDHFADGRIIAAGVIGGGAITEER, from the coding sequence ATGACCGCAGGATTGACCGGAGTTTACTGGTTGCCCCGTCTGGCCGAGGGCAACTCGAGTCTGCTGACCGCCGGACCGCATGCGATTCCGGCCGCGGCCGCCGCCACCGCCTGGGGCGGGCTCACCGCGGCGTGGGTCGACGCGACCGCCACCGCCGTCCGGGTGATGGCGGAGCTCGGCGTCGGCATGGTCGGCATCAACGGCACCGTCGCACTGGCCAAGCTCGCCGGATTCACCGGCTGGGCCGAACAGCAGGGCGTGCAGGCGGCCGCCATGGCCGCCAAGGCCTCCGCACACGCCACCGCCAATACCGTTGCGAGCCTGGCCATGCCGAGCCTGCCCGAGATCGCGGCCGCCGATACGGCCCGCGTCGCGGCGCACGCGCACGGTGGCGATCTCGACGGCTCGGCCGAAATCGCCGAGGCCGTGAAAGCCGCGCTGGACATCCAGGCAGCCCTGGTCATGGACACCTACGAGTCGACGGTCGAGGCCATGATGGCCACTCCGGCCGAGTTCGCGCCCCCGCCGCCGATCGCGGCCGGCGCCGGACTGGCCGAGGGCGGTGCCGAGTCGGCCGCGCAGAACACCAGCGGTGATCCGATCCAGACCGCGGCCGCCGCGGCCCAGGCATTGGCCAGTAACCCGAGCGTGATCAGCGCCGCGACCCAGGCGGCTCAGGTCGCGGGTTCGGTGGCCACCACGGGTGTTTCGACGGCCGGCAACGTGGCGGGTACCGCGATCGCCGCGGCCACCCACGCCGGATCGGCCTCGACCATGTCGCCGATGATGATGGGCGGTCTCGGTGGTGTCGCCGCTGCCGGCGGTGCCGCGGCGGCCACCCGGGCGGTGTCGTTCACCGGCAGCAGCGTGGGAATCGGGAATGGCGCGGGCACACTTCAGCTGCCCGAGGGCTGGGGCGCGGGCAATGTCATCGGTCAGCCGGCCGGTGCCCCGGTGGTCGAGTCCGGTGCCCCGCAGGTCGGCACGCCGGCTCCGGCTCGGGCCGGCAATCCGTCGGGTAATCCGCTGCTGGGCCGTCAGGTTCACAGTGACGACGACGAGAGCGATCACAACGGCACCGACTACCTCCGCGGCGATCACTTCGCCGACGGTCGGATCATCGCGGCCGGCGTCATCGGCGGAGGCGCGATTACCGAGGAACGCTAA
- a CDS encoding ESX secretion-associated protein EspG has translation MTILGEGRGSSALEGVVLSLDEMQFLLEKLEIDEVPVVLNAIGRYDNVTDHGRAMAAAAESLTARDLLVDSVVHRDLEDRLRALYRPHWVIAMRWYVGDRVNRFCLAKGDELEVVVLRGPDSYSVDEVGHDLPGTIMAALGPAEALELSGMNVLTEELKPILGDAGDAASTTQRLNRVGRPARDAQVLGSALVEIHSHASIVGVVYNDASRDVSDGMIAVYNTRNGRFIGVTTRSDDDVMWTSLASGTAGRLRTAIKDLIEKLPLREDFTPITPGLV, from the coding sequence GTGACAATTCTCGGCGAAGGCCGCGGGTCATCCGCACTCGAGGGCGTGGTGTTGTCGCTCGACGAGATGCAGTTTCTGCTCGAGAAACTGGAGATCGACGAGGTGCCGGTCGTATTGAATGCGATCGGCCGCTATGACAACGTCACCGACCATGGTAGGGCGATGGCCGCGGCCGCCGAATCACTCACGGCGCGTGACCTACTCGTCGACAGTGTGGTGCATCGCGATCTCGAGGACCGGTTGCGGGCGTTGTATCGCCCGCACTGGGTGATCGCGATGCGCTGGTACGTCGGCGATCGGGTGAACCGCTTCTGTCTGGCCAAGGGGGACGAGCTCGAGGTCGTGGTACTGCGGGGCCCGGACTCCTACAGCGTCGATGAGGTCGGGCACGATCTGCCCGGCACCATCATGGCCGCGCTGGGCCCCGCCGAAGCGCTCGAGCTCAGCGGTATGAACGTCCTCACCGAGGAACTCAAACCGATCCTCGGTGATGCCGGTGACGCCGCGTCCACCACGCAGCGCCTCAACCGCGTGGGCCGTCCGGCGCGCGATGCTCAGGTTCTGGGCTCGGCCCTGGTCGAAATCCACTCGCACGCTTCGATCGTCGGCGTCGTCTACAACGATGCCAGTCGCGATGTCTCCGACGGCATGATCGCGGTCTACAACACTCGCAACGGCCGCTTCATCGGCGTCACCACCCGGTCCGACGACGATGTCATGTGGACGTCGCTGGCCAGTGGCACCGCGGGGCGCCTGCGCACCGCGATCAAGGACCTCATCGAGAAGCTGCCGCTGCGCGAGGATTTCACACCCATTACCCCGGGCCTGGTCTGA
- a CDS encoding histidine phosphatase family protein, translated as MSEPEATKDPGRGPGRLVLVRHGETEGNVAKLLDTRVPGLPLTERGVAQAKSFAARLAEPPVRLYSSVALRARQTAGHIESGIGVPAEVLDGVHEVQVGELEGSNSDAAHHEFQRIYRSWHIGELSTRLPGGESGEEVLGRYLPVLEQLRADYLAPGSDSRDVLLVSHGAAMRLVARELTGVAPPFTTNNHLDNTETIELVPTAEGGWTCVRWGRYTPPFGYQVEPAADDPMG; from the coding sequence ATGAGCGAACCCGAAGCAACGAAAGATCCCGGCAGGGGACCCGGCAGATTGGTGCTGGTCCGCCATGGCGAAACCGAAGGCAATGTCGCCAAGCTGCTCGATACCCGGGTGCCCGGATTGCCTCTGACCGAACGCGGTGTGGCGCAGGCGAAGTCGTTCGCCGCGCGCTTGGCGGAACCGCCGGTGCGGCTGTACTCGTCGGTCGCGCTGCGGGCGCGGCAGACCGCCGGGCACATCGAATCGGGTATCGGGGTTCCGGCCGAGGTCCTCGACGGTGTGCACGAGGTCCAGGTCGGTGAGCTCGAAGGCTCGAATTCCGATGCGGCGCATCACGAATTCCAGCGAATCTACCGCTCCTGGCATATCGGTGAACTGAGTACCCGGCTACCGGGTGGCGAATCCGGCGAAGAGGTTCTCGGCCGCTATCTTCCGGTGCTGGAACAGCTTCGCGCCGACTACCTCGCACCGGGTTCGGACTCGCGCGACGTGTTGTTGGTGAGCCACGGTGCCGCCATGCGTTTGGTAGCGCGTGAACTCACCGGTGTCGCACCACCGTTCACCACCAACAACCACCTCGACAACACCGAGACCATCGAGCTGGTGCCGACCGCCGAGGGTGGCTGGACCTGTGTGCGGTGGGGCCGTTACACCCCACCGTTCGGATACCAGGTCGAGCCGGCCGCCGACGATCCGATGGGTTAG
- the pheA gene encoding prephenate dehydratase, whose amino-acid sequence MPRIAYFGPSGTFTEMALAQLESAQTFDEPVERIAAPSQGAALELIRSGAVDGAVVPIESSVEGSISATLDALAVGPRLQIVAETELDVAFAIVAAPGVELSQVRTIAAYPVAAAQVRLWLADRLPQARMYTSASNAAAAEDVVAGHADAAVSTSLAGQRLGLVELATGVADHDQAITRFVLVTPPRRAPARTGADRTSLVVLELANEPGSLMRVFAEFATRGVDLTRIESRPTRTGMGTYRFYLDCVGHIEDTAVADALKALHRTAGRIRYLGSWPASSPSGSPPPADEPAAAWLDDVKKGVDAS is encoded by the coding sequence GTGCCGCGTATCGCCTATTTCGGGCCGTCGGGAACTTTCACCGAGATGGCCCTCGCCCAACTCGAATCCGCGCAGACCTTCGATGAGCCGGTCGAGCGGATCGCCGCACCCAGTCAGGGCGCCGCACTGGAGCTGATCCGTTCCGGTGCGGTCGACGGCGCGGTGGTACCGATCGAGAGCTCGGTCGAGGGCTCGATCTCGGCGACCTTGGACGCGCTCGCGGTGGGGCCGCGGCTACAGATCGTGGCCGAAACCGAACTGGATGTGGCCTTCGCGATCGTGGCCGCTCCCGGGGTGGAACTGTCGCAGGTGCGCACGATCGCGGCCTATCCGGTGGCCGCCGCGCAGGTGCGGTTGTGGCTGGCGGATCGGCTCCCGCAGGCCCGGATGTACACCTCGGCCTCGAATGCCGCCGCAGCCGAGGACGTAGTCGCCGGCCACGCCGACGCCGCGGTGTCGACCTCGCTGGCCGGACAGCGATTGGGCCTGGTCGAACTGGCCACCGGCGTCGCTGACCACGATCAGGCCATCACCCGGTTCGTCCTGGTCACGCCGCCGCGGCGAGCGCCCGCGCGCACCGGTGCCGATCGCACCTCGCTGGTGGTCCTGGAGTTGGCCAACGAGCCGGGCTCGCTGATGCGGGTGTTCGCCGAATTCGCCACCCGCGGTGTCGATCTGACCCGCATCGAATCGCGGCCCACCCGCACCGGAATGGGCACCTACCGGTTCTACCTCGATTGCGTCGGCCATATCGAGGACACCGCCGTCGCCGACGCCCTCAAGGCACTGCACCGCACGGCGGGGCGCATTCGCTATCTGGGCTCGTGGCCGGCGAGCTCACCGAGTGGTTCGCCGCCGCCCGCCGACGAGCCGGCGGCGGCCTGGTTGGACGATGTGAAGAAGGGGGTGGACGCTTCATGA
- a CDS encoding DUF2470 domain-containing protein — translation MRRTITSAAPSAAERIRSACAHAESSVLALPGTDPIPTSVHHLRACGDVVIAVARNSAVVAAAAAEVGSPGVLELTDHAPLPLREPVRALVWLRGRVRAVPGHAQRAVASQVASEYPHPGLLDVGHTTTLLRVVLESAVVADAAGAESVCPHDLRSADADPFWELESAWLQHMDSDHADVIARLARHLPVRLRGGSVRPLAIDRYGVTLRVEGPDTDHDVRLPFHSPVDDVQALSRAVRILAGCPFFDRLHGSDRPA, via the coding sequence ATGCGCCGCACGATCACGTCCGCCGCTCCATCCGCCGCGGAGCGGATCCGCAGTGCGTGTGCCCATGCCGAGAGTTCGGTCCTGGCCCTGCCCGGTACCGATCCCATTCCCACGTCCGTGCATCACCTGCGGGCCTGCGGCGATGTGGTCATCGCCGTCGCGCGCAATTCGGCGGTGGTGGCCGCCGCCGCGGCCGAGGTCGGGTCCCCCGGAGTCCTCGAACTCACCGACCACGCGCCGCTGCCCCTGCGCGAACCAGTGCGCGCCCTGGTCTGGCTCCGCGGGCGGGTACGGGCGGTTCCGGGACATGCGCAGCGCGCTGTGGCATCCCAGGTCGCGAGTGAATATCCGCACCCCGGTCTGCTCGATGTCGGCCACACCACCACCCTGCTGCGGGTGGTCCTGGAATCCGCCGTCGTCGCCGATGCCGCCGGGGCCGAATCGGTATGCCCGCACGATTTGCGCAGTGCCGACGCCGACCCGTTCTGGGAGCTGGAATCGGCCTGGCTGCAACATATGGACTCCGATCACGCCGATGTGATCGCCCGGCTGGCCCGGCATCTGCCGGTGCGGCTGCGCGGCGGTTCGGTGCGGCCGCTGGCGATCGACCGCTACGGCGTCACGCTGCGCGTCGAGGGCCCCGATACCGATCACGATGTGCGCCTGCCGTTCCACTCACCGGTCGACGATGTGCAAGCGCTGAGCCGCGCGGTGCGGATCCTCGCCGGGTGCCCGTTCTTCGATCGCCTGCACGGATCCGACCGCCCCGCCTGA
- a CDS encoding CPBP family intramembrane glutamic endopeptidase, with amino-acid sequence MLSAARSVPSWPAPAPERERFAIRVEIAIVLVITFGSSGVGAALSLLESALAPGGIANREVALNPSRAAQSTIDLLLQLLSVARLVAWGALGLYLLWRSGIGPRLLGLARIRLRGDVLPSLVLATVIGLPGLGLYLAAHALGMSVTIVPSSLHDHWWRLPVLVLSAIANAVAEEIVVVGYLISRLRALGWSENRSLAASALLRGSYHLYQGLGGGLGNVVMGVIFGRYWQRTGRLWPLILAHATIDSIAYIGYTALHEHVSWLP; translated from the coding sequence ATGCTTTCGGCTGCCCGTTCCGTGCCTTCATGGCCCGCGCCCGCTCCGGAACGCGAGCGGTTCGCGATCCGGGTCGAGATCGCGATCGTCCTGGTCATCACCTTCGGTTCGAGCGGTGTCGGTGCGGCGCTGTCACTCCTCGAGAGTGCACTCGCACCGGGTGGTATCGCCAATCGCGAAGTCGCGCTGAACCCTTCGCGCGCCGCGCAATCGACCATCGATCTGCTGTTACAGCTGCTGAGCGTGGCGCGGCTGGTGGCCTGGGGCGCGCTGGGTCTCTACCTGTTGTGGCGCAGCGGGATCGGGCCGCGGCTGCTCGGGCTGGCACGGATCCGGCTGCGCGGGGATGTGCTGCCGTCCCTCGTCCTCGCGACCGTGATCGGCCTGCCGGGATTGGGGCTGTATCTGGCGGCGCACGCACTGGGGATGAGCGTCACCATCGTCCCCAGCTCACTGCACGACCACTGGTGGCGACTGCCCGTGCTGGTGCTGTCGGCGATCGCGAACGCGGTGGCCGAGGAGATCGTGGTGGTCGGGTACCTGATCAGCCGGCTGCGCGCCCTCGGCTGGTCGGAGAATCGTTCGCTGGCGGCCTCGGCGCTGCTGCGCGGCAGCTACCACCTCTATCAGGGACTGGGCGGCGGGCTCGGCAATGTGGTGATGGGGGTGATCTTCGGCCGGTACTGGCAGCGGACCGGGCGGCTGTGGCCGCTGATCCTCGCGCACGCGACGATCGACTCGATCGCCTATATCGGCTATACCGCCCTCCACGAACACGTTTCCTGGTTACCGTAG
- a CDS encoding LCP family protein, which yields MPPGGPPIEPTQVMRRDGGNPQALAWSQVPDSPPRRRGNPMPDGHREPPAHAPTQRPVPYREAPPPPPPARPRRAERPPREPREPRARRRRRPGRWLLILVLIIILLPVAGVIYLDRALHRVDALSDYSGRVGQTAGTNWLLTGSDTRVGLTQEQEQQLSTGDSSDAGGERSDTIMLVHIPKSGQATVISLPRDSYVSIPGVGKDKLNAAFSAGGPKLLVQTVETATGLHIDHFAEIGFGGFAGMVDSLGGIDMCLPDAIDDPKAGIDLPAGCQRLTGAQALGFVRTRATPRADLDRMNNQRLFLSALLDKATSTSTLVNPLKLWPLASGIASSLQVDNGDHIWDLGRLGWALRGGTIATTVPIGGFEDESGSGNVLLWDKDRASRFFDDLAHDRTIPDDLLTR from the coding sequence ATGCCACCGGGTGGGCCGCCGATCGAACCGACTCAGGTGATGCGGCGCGACGGCGGCAATCCCCAGGCTCTGGCCTGGTCACAGGTTCCGGACAGCCCACCTCGCCGGCGCGGCAATCCGATGCCCGACGGACACCGGGAACCACCCGCGCACGCGCCGACCCAGCGCCCGGTCCCCTACCGGGAGGCGCCACCGCCGCCGCCCCCGGCCCGGCCCCGCCGTGCCGAGCGCCCGCCCCGCGAACCGCGGGAGCCGCGGGCCCGTCGCCGGCGCCGTCCGGGGCGATGGCTGCTGATCCTGGTGTTGATCATCATCCTGTTGCCGGTGGCCGGGGTGATCTATCTGGACCGCGCGCTGCATCGCGTCGACGCCCTGTCCGATTATTCGGGCCGAGTCGGGCAGACCGCAGGCACGAATTGGCTGCTCACCGGTTCCGACACCCGCGTGGGATTGACCCAGGAGCAGGAACAACAGCTGTCGACCGGCGACTCCTCCGATGCCGGTGGTGAGCGCAGCGACACGATCATGCTGGTCCACATCCCGAAGTCGGGTCAGGCGACCGTGATCAGCCTGCCGCGCGACTCCTATGTGAGCATTCCGGGCGTCGGCAAGGACAAACTCAACGCGGCGTTCTCGGCCGGCGGTCCGAAACTGCTGGTGCAGACGGTCGAAACCGCGACCGGACTGCATATCGACCATTTCGCCGAGATCGGATTCGGCGGCTTCGCCGGAATGGTGGATTCACTGGGCGGTATCGATATGTGCCTGCCCGACGCGATCGACGATCCGAAGGCCGGTATCGACCTTCCGGCCGGATGTCAGCGCCTCACCGGCGCCCAGGCCCTGGGATTCGTCCGCACCCGCGCCACACCGCGCGCCGACCTGGACCGGATGAACAATCAGCGGCTGTTCCTCTCCGCCCTGCTGGACAAGGCCACCAGTACGTCGACACTGGTCAATCCGCTCAAACTCTGGCCGCTCGCCAGCGGTATCGCCTCCTCCCTGCAGGTCGACAACGGCGACCACATCTGGGATCTCGGACGGCTGGGCTGGGCACTGCGCGGTGGCACGATCGCGACCACGGTGCCGATCGGCGGTTTCGAGGACGAATCGGGCAGTGGCAATGTGCTGCTGTGGGACAAGGATCGCGCGAGCCGCTTCTTCGACGACCTCGCACACGACCGGACAATCCCCGACGACCTGCTCACCCGGTAG
- a CDS encoding ferritin, with the protein MSGPFPEMLRAQIRHEFTASQQYLAAAVYFDTQRLPQLARICYLGAEDKRTHALRMVQYLLDRDSVVTVTGTDEVESEFESPAAVVEFLLARERELTERITDLTRTARDAGDYLGEQFIRWFLEDQTEEVARLTTLTAVCARAAGNLFDIEEFVAREVPATDKPRAAAPRPAGIARIR; encoded by the coding sequence ATGTCCGGTCCCTTTCCCGAGATGCTGCGAGCGCAGATCCGGCACGAATTCACCGCCTCGCAGCAATATCTCGCCGCCGCCGTCTACTTCGATACGCAGCGACTGCCGCAATTGGCGCGGATCTGCTATCTCGGCGCGGAGGACAAACGGACGCACGCGCTGCGCATGGTGCAGTATCTGCTCGATCGCGACAGTGTGGTGACGGTCACCGGAACCGATGAGGTGGAATCGGAATTCGAATCGCCGGCCGCCGTCGTCGAATTCCTGCTCGCGCGAGAACGCGAACTGACCGAGCGGATCACCGACCTCACTCGGACCGCGCGGGATGCCGGGGATTATCTCGGCGAGCAATTCATCCGCTGGTTCCTCGAGGATCAGACCGAAGAAGTGGCCCGGCTCACCACTCTGACCGCGGTCTGTGCGCGAGCGGCCGGGAATCTGTTCGATATCGAGGAGTTCGTGGCGCGGGAGGTTCCCGCCACCGACAAGCCCCGGGCAGCAGCGCCGAGACCCGCTGGAATCGCGCGGATTCGCTGA
- a CDS encoding ferritin, giving the protein MSNHHDSSHSKFHALLHDQIRHEFNAEHQYIAIAVWFDNADLPVLAKHFYAQAIEERNHAMMIVQYFLDRDMSVELSGVDAARSQFDTARDPIQLALQQEKTVTDQIIQLASTAREEGDYLGEQFMQWFLKEQVEEVARMTTLLTVADRAGSNLFDLEYFVSREMSGPADASGSPSAAGGNI; this is encoded by the coding sequence ATGTCCAACCACCACGATTCTTCACACAGCAAATTTCACGCCCTGCTCCACGATCAGATTCGGCACGAATTCAATGCCGAACATCAGTACATCGCAATCGCCGTGTGGTTCGACAATGCCGATCTTCCGGTGCTCGCGAAACACTTCTATGCCCAGGCCATCGAGGAACGCAATCACGCGATGATGATCGTGCAGTACTTCCTCGATCGAGATATGAGTGTCGAGCTCTCCGGGGTGGACGCCGCACGTTCGCAATTCGACACGGCGCGCGACCCGATTCAGTTGGCGCTGCAGCAGGAGAAGACCGTCACCGACCAGATCATCCAGCTGGCCAGCACCGCGCGCGAAGAGGGCGACTACCTGGGTGAGCAGTTCATGCAGTGGTTCCTGAAGGAACAGGTCGAGGAGGTCGCGCGGATGACCACTCTGCTGACCGTCGCCGACCGGGCGGGATCGAATCTGTTCGATCTCGAGTACTTCGTCTCGCGCGAGATGAGCGGTCCCGCCGACGCGTCCGGCTCACCGTCTGCCGCCGGCGGCAATATCTGA
- a CDS encoding DUF5926 family protein, with product MGKSKRNSPKPDSNRAQRLAERRAAQEQAAAVVTRPFAGLAAECDLVALREFVPSATATLTLAPAVGAERPVTLATVLPGAVAALVRVGEQPTGFVGAQVQFHSEDPASDLAAAILWTQGAEPGESLTAASEAAQPAVPALAEVIDAKAELDLTVHQNFQWWIPEGVQPDPQVAATIEQADQAIMPSDRLALGADSVGAAWWVDAGEKAHLRWVRPEDEDDLMLALARVHAAGGLHLGDGSRFAGSFRTHGLLVPVFDLDRERHPDEWVAPANEFGARLAEALASDVPLTSDERRSRDGLRSRQVTLR from the coding sequence GTGGGTAAGAGCAAGCGCAACAGTCCCAAGCCCGACAGTAATCGGGCCCAGCGCCTCGCCGAACGTCGTGCGGCGCAGGAACAGGCCGCAGCGGTCGTCACGCGTCCGTTCGCGGGCCTCGCCGCCGAATGCGATCTCGTCGCACTCCGTGAATTCGTGCCGTCGGCGACCGCGACGCTGACCTTGGCGCCGGCCGTCGGCGCGGAACGTCCGGTCACCCTGGCGACCGTGCTACCCGGCGCCGTCGCCGCGCTGGTCCGTGTCGGCGAGCAGCCGACGGGCTTCGTCGGCGCCCAGGTGCAGTTCCACTCCGAGGATCCGGCCTCCGACCTGGCCGCGGCCATTCTGTGGACCCAGGGCGCCGAGCCGGGCGAGTCGCTCACCGCCGCGAGTGAGGCCGCGCAGCCGGCCGTGCCCGCGTTGGCGGAGGTGATCGATGCGAAGGCGGAGCTGGATCTGACCGTGCATCAGAACTTCCAGTGGTGGATCCCGGAGGGCGTGCAGCCGGATCCGCAGGTCGCCGCGACCATCGAACAGGCCGATCAAGCGATCATGCCGTCGGACCGGCTCGCGCTGGGCGCGGACTCGGTCGGTGCGGCCTGGTGGGTCGATGCCGGGGAGAAGGCGCACCTGCGCTGGGTCCGGCCCGAGGACGAGGACGACCTGATGCTGGCGCTGGCTCGCGTTCACGCCGCCGGTGGTCTGCATCTCGGTGACGGTTCCCGGTTCGCGGGTTCGTTCCGCACGCACGGTCTGCTGGTGCCGGTCTTCGATCTGGACCGGGAGCGCCACCCCGACGAATGGGTCGCGCCCGCAAACGAATTCGGTGCCCGGCTGGCCGAGGCCCTGGCCTCCGACGTACCGCTGACCTCCGATGAGCGCCGGTCCCGCGACGGGCTGCGGTCCCGCCAGGTCACCCTGCGCTAG